The following proteins come from a genomic window of Vidua chalybeata isolate OUT-0048 chromosome 2, bVidCha1 merged haplotype, whole genome shotgun sequence:
- the NAA50 gene encoding N-alpha-acetyltransferase 50 isoform X3, translating to MKGRIELGDVTPHNIKQLKRLNQVIFPVSYNDKFYKDVLEVGELAKLAYFNDIAVGAVCCRVDHSQNQKRLYIMTLGCLAPYRRLGIGTKMLNHVLNICEKDGTFDNIYLHVQISNESAIDFYRKFGFEIIETKKNYYKRIEPADAHVLQKNLKAPCLGQNADVQKTDN from the exons ATGAAGGG CCGGATCGAGCTGGGAGATGTGACGCCACACAACATTAAGCAGCTGAAGAGGCTAAACCAGGTCATTTTTCCTGTCAGCTACAATGACAAGTTCTACAAGGATGTACTGGAGGTTGGCGAACTTGCCAAACTAG CCTATTTCAATGATAttgcagtgggagcagtgtgCTGTAGGGTGGATCACTCCCAGAACCAGAAGAGACTGTACATCATGACACTTGGATGCCTGGCACCTTACCGAAGGCTAGGAATAG GAACTAAAATGTTGAATCATGTCTTAAACATCTGTGAAAAAGATGGCACTTTTGACAACATCTATCT GCATGTCCAGATCAGCAACGAATCTGCAATTGACTTCTACAGAAAGTTTGGCTTTGAGATCATTGAGACGAAGAAGAACTACTACAAGAGGATAGAGCCTGCAGATGCTCACGTGCTGCAGAAAAACCTCAAAGCCCCTTGTCTTGGCCAGAACGCAGATGTGCAAAAGACCGACAACTGA
- the NAA50 gene encoding N-alpha-acetyltransferase 50 isoform X1, whose product MSDVKHVLICSSSRIELGDVTPHNIKQLKRLNQVIFPVSYNDKFYKDVLEVGELAKLAYFNDIAVGAVCCRVDHSQNQKRLYIMTLGCLAPYRRLGIGTKMLNHVLNICEKDGTFDNIYLHVQISNESAIDFYRKFGFEIIETKKNYYKRIEPADAHVLQKNLKAPCLGQNADVQKTDN is encoded by the exons ATGTCAGATGTTAAGCATGTTTTGATTTGTTCCAGTAGCCGGATCGAGCTGGGAGATGTGACGCCACACAACATTAAGCAGCTGAAGAGGCTAAACCAGGTCATTTTTCCTGTCAGCTACAATGACAAGTTCTACAAGGATGTACTGGAGGTTGGCGAACTTGCCAAACTAG CCTATTTCAATGATAttgcagtgggagcagtgtgCTGTAGGGTGGATCACTCCCAGAACCAGAAGAGACTGTACATCATGACACTTGGATGCCTGGCACCTTACCGAAGGCTAGGAATAG GAACTAAAATGTTGAATCATGTCTTAAACATCTGTGAAAAAGATGGCACTTTTGACAACATCTATCT GCATGTCCAGATCAGCAACGAATCTGCAATTGACTTCTACAGAAAGTTTGGCTTTGAGATCATTGAGACGAAGAAGAACTACTACAAGAGGATAGAGCCTGCAGATGCTCACGTGCTGCAGAAAAACCTCAAAGCCCCTTGTCTTGGCCAGAACGCAGATGTGCAAAAGACCGACAACTGA
- the NAA50 gene encoding N-alpha-acetyltransferase 50 isoform X2 → MKGSRIELGDVTPHNIKQLKRLNQVIFPVSYNDKFYKDVLEVGELAKLAYFNDIAVGAVCCRVDHSQNQKRLYIMTLGCLAPYRRLGIGTKMLNHVLNICEKDGTFDNIYLHVQISNESAIDFYRKFGFEIIETKKNYYKRIEPADAHVLQKNLKAPCLGQNADVQKTDN, encoded by the exons ATGAAGGG TAGCCGGATCGAGCTGGGAGATGTGACGCCACACAACATTAAGCAGCTGAAGAGGCTAAACCAGGTCATTTTTCCTGTCAGCTACAATGACAAGTTCTACAAGGATGTACTGGAGGTTGGCGAACTTGCCAAACTAG CCTATTTCAATGATAttgcagtgggagcagtgtgCTGTAGGGTGGATCACTCCCAGAACCAGAAGAGACTGTACATCATGACACTTGGATGCCTGGCACCTTACCGAAGGCTAGGAATAG GAACTAAAATGTTGAATCATGTCTTAAACATCTGTGAAAAAGATGGCACTTTTGACAACATCTATCT GCATGTCCAGATCAGCAACGAATCTGCAATTGACTTCTACAGAAAGTTTGGCTTTGAGATCATTGAGACGAAGAAGAACTACTACAAGAGGATAGAGCCTGCAGATGCTCACGTGCTGCAGAAAAACCTCAAAGCCCCTTGTCTTGGCCAGAACGCAGATGTGCAAAAGACCGACAACTGA